Part of the Nicotiana sylvestris chromosome 2, ASM39365v2, whole genome shotgun sequence genome, CCAGCCGAAATccaatatactccctccgttccaatttagaAGAGTTAGTTTGATTTGGCACACagtttaaggaaaaaaaaaaattaaaacttgtGATATTAAAAACTTAACGAGTAAAAGCTTTGTAGAGCTATGATATTTGCATGATTATAAAAGTTTTTCATTAAATGGTAAAATAAgtaaaataaagagtttaaaCTTGAAtcattttcaaatttaaaaatatatcatttattttgaaacagactaaaaaggaaattcGAAACAGAGGAAGTAATACTATATCagtatatgttaattgcaccttctctttttttttttttttaagtgtgATTGTATGCCGCTCGAGAAGGAATTGGTCCGGTAGAACAAATTCCTCAATAGAAAGTGatcccaaaaataaataaaacatagtAGGAGCCAGTGGCAAACGAAAAACAAGTCATTAAAAACTTTGTGACACTATTAAAAGTTAAAGAAATAACCACATTTACATATTGCTAAACGGAATACTAAAAGTAGAGCCGTCAATATGGGCTTGGCCCGTTGGGCCAGCCCAACCCAACCCAGCCCGTGATTTAGCAGGGTTGGGCTAGAATTTTTGGAGCCCGTTTAAAAATGAGGCTTTTAAGCCCGGCCCGAGTAAGCCCGTGGCCCGTGAGGCTTGACTGAGGCTGGGCTAGCCGGCCCGTAGacctaataaaatatttatttaaaatatataaaaaataaaaagtatactgCCTTTAGAGATGTAAAGTCAGAATTGGATCTTTACCAAAAGGAACAAAAACTTGATCTCGAGAAGTTTCAAGAGATGATGTTGTCATGTATTGGAAGGACAAGTCTAGAAGATATCCCGATCTTTCAATGATGGTGCATGATGTACTTAGCATTCTTATTACCATTGTACCATCAGAATCAACATTTAGCATTGGTGGCATGTTCTTACAAAGTACAGAAGTTGCATTTATTATGAAAATGTCCAAACACTTGTTACTACTTGAAATTGGCTGCACAGGTTTTGCTGAACTCAAACTAGTAatattttttatgtgaatttaaatattatcaatttttaaaatttaattatttttaatatttaactaattaatattgaaTATGAATTGTAGATGAAAGTGAATATGTTAAGACAACCTTGTCACAAGCGGATTCAAATGGTTTGACGAAGATGGTGTGTTGGATATCTCATAAACATCACGAACGTTCTCTTGAATAAtttgttttaagttttgacttttagtgaatgaaatatagtcctgtcttttacttttttagtatttattgtgatatattggaacaacataaaaagttattaagttttgTGAATTATTTccaataagatattttttaatttttaaataatcATTTTTttacttaaagaaaaaatataaaattatattttcaaaaaatgatGGGCCGGCCCATAGGGACCCGCGGCCCACATAGGACTGGGGTGGGCTGACCATTATAAAGCCCATCAAAATGGTGGGCTAACCCAGCCCAGCCCAGCCCGTCAATTGCTAAAGCCCACGTGGGCTGGGCTAGCCCGGCCCATATTTACATCTCTAACTAAAAGAATGAGATGAGGAGAAGATTCTCAATCTTTTCCACAATAAAGAGAATTAGCTCAGACCAATTATTGCATTTCAGAATTGTTCCTTTACAGGGCGCAACATTAGTTGACAAAATTCTGAACTCAAGCTGCAAATAGTAGAGACCAATGACCTTTTACTGCAACATTTATAGCTCTCGGACTCTGGCTCAGACATATTCTAAACCATACAAAACCTTCAAATACCTCCAAATAACTAATTTGATCTTTGTCCTCACAGCCTACAACAGGTGGTTTTGACTTTTGATAGTTTAAAGCATACATTAGTAGTCATATGCATTTTGGATCTTAGACACGTTTTGAGTGAGAAAAGTAGCCAATGAAGTTCGAAAAAATTCAAGATTTTACAATGGTTCACCAAAATTCAACTCACAAATAAAAGGAATTGGGTAAAATCTAAAACAAGAAGAAACAGAAGACAAGATAGTACCATTTGTCATCTAGTTGCCAATTTTACTTGAGAAATAGTCAACTTTTGTAGTTAAACTTAAACCAACAGCTGCTTAGTTGCTTCCATTCTTTTGAGCAAGCCTGATATCTCAGATTGCATTCTCATTTTCATCTTGTAGTAATCACATTGTGAATTCTCCAATACTTTAAGCTCTTCCAACTTTTTCCTCCTCCTTTCCTCGGTCTCCTGCAAGCAGAGTTTATCAAGTTTTTCTGAATATTCTTCCTCCAGTTTCTCCGTTTTCATTCTAGCCACCCGTCTAAAACTCTCTGCGTCTCGGCGAGCATCATCTGCTCGATTCTGAAACATCCTCGCTTCTGCTTCTTTGATCCGCACGATGCTTTCCAAGCTATCAAGATCGTCTTTCTTTAGCCGCTTCACAGACCATTCGTCTTCAACCAATTTAACATCTTTCTGCTGACGCTCATCAAACATCATAATATCTTTTCTTCCACTTGAAGAGCTTATGTTGTAGAAGGAAGATTTGGGAGCAAGCGAGGTAGATGCAGGAAGAGCAACCGCATCTTTTTTGGGACCAGCTTGACTACTAAAGTCTTTATCAGGAAAGTTGGATGGAGGAAACTCTGATAGCCCATCTGCGTCTTTAATCAAAGAACAAAGTTAACTGAAATTAGATAGACATTCGCGCAAACAGATAAGGCAATCATCAGGTCATACTCAATAAGCACATAATTGATAGGTATATATATCACTGGACAATATGATCTCAACTGAAACATGAAGCCTGCTTACGAGTAAATAGTTTCCCATggttcttatttatttttttttaaaaaaagatgtTCCCCGGTAAATAAATGAATAATTCCTCAGAAAGAAGAGTTTTAAGGGCATCTCTAAACACTTCAGCTCTTAATTCCCAAAATATATGAAGTTACTTTCTTGCTCACTACAAAAATTTAATAAGTCATTAATTCAAAAATAGATAAATCACTCAAAGCTGTCACTAAAGGGCTTTGTTGCTCAGTCACTGAAGCGTTCAATATGGAAATCATTAACTGATACACTTGAAGCAGTGATGTGATGTTAAATCATTGATTATCATCTTTATATTCAAAATTTATTTCTCCATAAGGCATAAGGAACTTATCTTTCGTTTTTGCAAGAAAAATGCGTATTGTTTGCCATTGGAAGTCCAAATAATTTGCATCTTCAGAGGGGTTCAGTTTCTTCAGTGCAATATCCAGATAAGCAGACATGAGATAGGAACAACAAAGGAGAAAAGGAAGGTTTCTAAGCATATTGATCATAGCCTTTATTCCCCGATGCTCCGTATTCATTTCACTATAAAATGTCAGCAATATTCTCTTTTTATTGGTAACACTAAAAttcctattttatttttatcataTCCAAAAGAAGCACAGCTCGAAGTCTTAGCTATGGCCATATTAAACAAGGATTACTTATGTCCTGTCAGGGACAACCGATAAAATTAAACGAGGTCACTAATATAAATAACCAGTCCTTGAGAGGTGTTCTTTGCAAATATACATTCTAAATTACAAAAGTGATTCACataataaaagaaacaaagaaaaaccaaaagcaAGAAAGAGAGAATAGTGAATTAACCTAGAAATTTGCTCAGATTACCAGTACAAAGAACTAACCTCAAAGCTAACAGCTGAAatgagaaaaataaagaaataatgtGGTTTGGTAGGTATACTTACAATTAAAGAACTGAAAGATGAAATTGCAGACATCCGGACGAGAAATCATCTTTTTCTCTAGCTTACTACGCAATTCAGCAGCCTTAACATGCAACTCCTTGCCTTTAAAATCTTCACTCCCTTGGAAGATTTTCTGAACACAGTCAAGCTCTTTCATCAATGTTTCTTCACCCCAATCTTTTGCACAAGACGTGAAGACATCTTTAACAAATCCAAACATTTCAGATGCATGACCACATCCAAGACAGTAAAATTGCATTTCAGTTGTCCCGGCAGGCCCTTTGAAGCTTGGACCTGGCTTTATAAGATTCCTCTGAATACCACAAACAGCATGACACCAGTGTGAACATGCATCACACCCAACCCAACTGCAAGTATTATTGGCACAATCGAAGTTCAAACAAACCGGACACATGCATTCACTGCAGAATCCCTTCTTTGTTGAGCAAATCTTGCATTCACAATCCTCAACAGGCAATACCCTCATGCAGTTTATATTTCGACACCTTTCAAGTAAGAAAATTTCCACTAGTTCAGTTGTTGGTGGGGACTTTTTGCTAGATAAGAAGCTCCCGAGACCCATTTTTATTGCAACAAAAAGCTCCAGTTGAGTCTTGTGACACTTTGCGAGAGTCTCGTTGGTAAGATCACATCTCCTATGTAGCCTGTTCTGAAGGCCAACTAATTCGTCTTTTCTCTCAGGTGTTGCAATTAGGCTCCTCAAGTATTCCTTTGTCGATTCAACTGTTTCATCAGGAAGCTCTTGCACAATCTGAGCCATAAGAGGAATAGATTCAGAAACTATTTCTCTAAGGATTCTCTCAGGCCTAGAAATCTTACGAGCCCGTCCTCCATCCATACTCTCCAAACCTCTGAGACTTTCTGAACCTCTTCCCCTTGAATCGCCCGATTGACCATCAATTCTTGGTCTTGCGGGCAACTCAGATGGGAAAAACGAAATGTTATCCGAGCTTGTAGTCCTATAAACACTGTTATTACACGTCTCCTTATGTAAAACTTGGCTCCCAAGAGCAAAACTTCCGCCATAGTTATTCGCCAGAGCAACACCCCCATCTCCAATTGGCCTAAACCGGCTATGAACTGAACCATTAGTTCCTTCTCCACAATTCCAGATGTGATCGCTGCCCCTTCGATGACTCCCCATGGAATGTTCATAATACTCCGTTGAATTATGCGTAAGCGAGCAACTAGGGTTGTGGgaaaaggcgtgggaataggagcaagACAATGATGCAGCTGTGAAATCATTGGAATGAGTGGTTCTTGTATTGTTAAGTGATGGTTCTAATGACTGTACACTCCTACTAGGCCTCAACCTAGAAGGAAGATCACCACCATTTGGGACCACCCTATTTGAGCCAGCTAAAGAGAGTGAAACATCAGGCAAAGCCAAAGAAAGGTTAAGGGTTTCAATCTTAGGTTTCTTCTCTCTATTAGCTGCCTCAATTTCCTCATCCTCAACAGAATCCCTTTTAGATGAATTCCCATTCCCTCTACTCTCATTATTCAATTGAAGAAAATCCCTTTCTACCCATCTGTTATTACTTTCCTCATTCTGATCCTCACCTAATACCATCACTTCTTTCCCTTTATAACTGCTACCTACTTTCTCAAAAACATCTCTTTCTTGAAATCCCTTCTCACAAAGGTAACTAAGAGTCAACTCTTGATAGCTAGGATGAGCATCACTGACCATTTTCATTTCTGATACTGATTTCCCAAGAAATTGAATACCCTTTTCTCCTAATGTTCCAAAGCTTGTCCCTTCAACAGTATTCTCCTCGGATTTACTGTTCTCTTTTACCTTGTTATCGGACTCGGTTGaattttccaccatttttaatgaaaaaataaaaatgaagaaagaaaacTGAGAGCACGAGGATCAAAGAACTTACGGATAGAAGATAGATAGATAGGAGAATTTCCAGACAACAAAAGAAGAGAGAAGCTGTTCAGAGAATCTTGACGCTAACAGTATCTTCTGCTCTGCACGACATAGCtgtcttctctttctctttctactttctctagagaaaattaaaatatttagacTCCACTTGCAACGGCTGTATATCTGTCTTTTACGTTTTAAATTGCTTAAAGGCTCCCCCAAGTTTTGGATATTTGATAATCTGCCCAAAAATAAAGTTtagacttttttttatttattttgttatctAGTGGAATAGTAGTcaattataatatactagtaacAAAATATATACACTTGAAGACAAAACTAgagtaataataacaataaatttCGCTATAACTCTTGTAAAATAGATCCATACAAGATTAAGTTAATAT contains:
- the LOC104230116 gene encoding protein OBERON 3 — translated: MVENSTESDNKVKENSKSEENTVEGTSFGTLGEKGIQFLGKSVSEMKMVSDAHPSYQELTLSYLCEKGFQERDVFEKVGSSYKGKEVMVLGEDQNEESNNRWVERDFLQLNNESRGNGNSSKRDSVEDEEIEAANREKKPKIETLNLSLALPDVSLSLAGSNRVVPNGGDLPSRLRPSRSVQSLEPSLNNTRTTHSNDFTAASLSCSYSHAFSHNPSCSLTHNSTEYYEHSMGSHRRGSDHIWNCGEGTNGSVHSRFRPIGDGGVALANNYGGSFALGSQVLHKETCNNSVYRTTSSDNISFFPSELPARPRIDGQSGDSRGRGSESLRGLESMDGGRARKISRPERILREIVSESIPLMAQIVQELPDETVESTKEYLRSLIATPERKDELVGLQNRLHRRCDLTNETLAKCHKTQLELFVAIKMGLGSFLSSKKSPPTTELVEIFLLERCRNINCMRVLPVEDCECKICSTKKGFCSECMCPVCLNFDCANNTCSWVGCDACSHWCHAVCGIQRNLIKPGPSFKGPAGTTEMQFYCLGCGHASEMFGFVKDVFTSCAKDWGEETLMKELDCVQKIFQGSEDFKGKELHVKAAELRSKLEKKMISRPDVCNFIFQFFNYADGLSEFPPSNFPDKDFSSQAGPKKDAVALPASTSLAPKSSFYNISSSSGRKDIMMFDERQQKDVKLVEDEWSVKRLKKDDLDSLESIVRIKEAEARMFQNRADDARRDAESFRRVARMKTEKLEEEYSEKLDKLCLQETEERRRKKLEELKVLENSQCDYYKMKMRMQSEISGLLKRMEATKQLLV